The sequence atccaatttttataaatttagattcaaatgaaaggtcttacggtgccATGCGGAATTCCGtattaaaacttcaaaatttgaataaaaactagtagagtttgtacgtcatgttagtttttGGCCgtgcgaaccgacttcgatactAGTTCTcgtgttccggtgctggaattacatataatagtgaacccatttcgttttcttaaggatgacctacgcgagcaaagcactgtttcattctgtatgtaatactagttaatgcacaaacaatcccttggtttctttcacaaattgaagagaaacatttgaaaagaataccacagtaagacatcattacatcactaggtggattaaaacaggtttttagttaatttttcacattttactccgtAACTCCcgtactggaagtcggatctagataaaatttaatagcacgcTCTGGGGCTacaaggcctttaatttgaGTCTAATCTGAAGAATATCGGTtgcactttttcttttttttcacattttaccccgttattcCCGAGACGGAAATTCGatgcgggtaaaattcaatagcaacctatggaaccaagagacctttcatttgaatctacacggaacgaccgaaatcagcattttcgcgaaaaatttagttgatttgctgattttagttagttattttttgagacaactaaaaaaatcttacttttgctgatttagattttttattctcattcccttaataataataaaatatttgttgaaatgactattttttttagttgaattcacaaattaaacgtactgtcatttcttagctaaggcacacttcatatccagtcaactatttttttagttgaattaaagaaatataatgttgttttcaaccaatatgaatggttgaattggcttctgcaatctgcagctatatggcgccctgtcaccgaaacggtaacaccttaatgactactagccactagatggcacactactgccgaaaaaaattcagacgcggttgtcttttctatattggcaggtataaatacgatgttgtgttggagaaaaagacataaacgaaacgtaaacatctttttgaattttttttcttctaaatcactgtttcttcattctcactgaaaactttgagcactcggaaaacaaaaaccgaatacaaatagtacaccggacggcgcagctcggaaggtttgaagatacaaaaaaacttcatcacaattagagtgaaacattcgaaattcacttcactgttccgcgtaaaaacattattacgcacaatcgcttcaagtgcgcacaaattttgaataaatacgatttccactaacagtttacgacatttttacatatcggtttagaaatttaaataaagatatatcgaacacatgcgaaaaacatcaaaacaatgttcaagcagtttcaataagactgtcctttttagcttttcaatggattgttttgctttgacacttctcatgagtttttggctaataaacttgttaataatacccatttcagttttgttttttttgtgctgtccttcagtaatgatggtgatagataaatagaaacaaattttctgattttaataacaaaattagttgtcaaagagaatttcgtgttggattgaaatattgctggtttgagtccaggatattcaccaactaaacacattctctaaaactaagagttttttcagcaaagtaaattctcaattttaactaattttatagttattttggaaattttgttgttaaaatcaactaattcaaaaacagtaatacgaattaggcgtggagctaatttcggtcgttccgtgtatgttTGTGatagtccagccatctccgagaaaatcgagtgcacatttttttacatacacatatacagatagatacacacagacatttactcagttcgtctagTATGGAATGATGTAACCCTAGAGTCCCCACTCTAGGGCACAGTGGCCCAAAAAGGAATCACGATAACAAAGAAATACACGTTATTTTATGCATTTTACTCATTCAACGTTTAATACCATCATTTGTCCATGCAGACTAACCACAATAATTGATGTATATTGATTATGTCTTACATCTACTAGTCACTCCAACAGATAGATATTTCTAATCGGTATATTCACATTCACATATTCTGAAAACACTAAACAATTTATAATTCGACAAATAATTGACTGACCTGTAACTAGCTAGTAAGCCTTAATCTGTAATTATTGTCTGAATATTACTTTATTGATTCGTATTAGGACTTCCTGTTATATTGAGAACAGAGCTAGTTCAGTTTTAAAACGCTGACATGACACGGAACAATTATTTTTAACTGGACATAGTTGCAATCGATGAAATGTTCACATTTAGAATACAGTAATTTATAAAACTAAATATCGAAAAGAAAAGTTACGTattactaaaaatttaaaagaaatcaGAATAATTGGAATATTCGTATTACATGAGAATCTAATTTTTGAGATTTCTAAGAAactaataaattattgttaactattaggatttcaagtAACCAAATAACTAGAGGTTACTTTGAATAAAAGAAAATCAGTCTCATTATTGAAACTTAGAGTACAACAAAAAACTGCGCGAAATAATCAAATAACTGATCGATAATGCTATACATTCACATAGATGTTGCTGCACCTCAGTTCAAAATATCTGTAGGATGTTTGGCTTTACTGTCGGTTGAGCAAGCAGACGATTCACTCTTGGAACTGTCACGGTCCGAGTTGTAACCGGGAtcgtttgcaatttttttcgccATCTCTACCTTCTCATCCCATTCCTTCAAAAAATCTACCACCGCATCATGTCCGAACGTTTCGGCTTCATCGATTGGACGATTTCCCCAACGGTCCCTAGCGTCATGTGGAACACCACAATGCTCGAGCAAGAATTTTACGCACTCTAGATGTCCTTCGGAACAGGCCAAATGTAATGCAGTTCTACCGTCGTAGTCAGACAACGTGATATCCATTCCTGATAGTTTATGTCTTCTCAAAGCCGTAACATCACCACTTGCAGCTGAGAACAGTAGATTTACTACCGACAGTCCTTTGGTTTCGTAACGATGGCGACGTGGATCTTTTTTGTTTGaaccgtgtttcaaattatcatataaatgaaaattgaaaatgttcaccAGTTCCTCGCAGAATTGTACTCCACGGCAACTGTTCCCCAGTGGATCCAGGGGAGGAGACCACATGAAAATTCCCATAACATTCGGGATGACCAACATAACACCCCCGCAGACTCCTGATTTCGCTGGAAGGCCAACTTTGAAAGCAAACTGACCAGAAAAGTCATACATTCCACAGGAATGCATTAGTGAAAGCACATCCCGTACGTTCTCTGATTTCAGAACTTTTTCCTCCGTGAGAGGGCAGATTCCTCCATTCGCAAGCGTGGAAGCCACTATGGACAGAGTTTCACATGTAGTTTCCATCGAACAGCACTGAAAATAAAAGTCCATACATTCACGCAAATTAGCCTTTTCTGGATAGCACTTATGTTCGCGCATATAGAATCCAAGTGCATAATTTCGATCAGCAGCTTCTCGTTCCGATAAGAACACTGCATTGTTGAATCCCAGCGTTTCACCGCCAGCCATTCGACTGAACcaggtttgagtgtaatcgaacTTCTCGGCAAGTGTCATTTCCGGGTGAACCAGTGTTTTCAACAAAGAACAAGTTAGTATAGACCCGGCATTGATCATCGGATTATGTGGTTTCTTGTTGTAGTCTAACACCAACTCATTGAAATTTCTTCCACTCGGTTCCTGTCCAACATACTGGTGAACCACGTCGGATCCAAGCTTTTCCAACGCGATTGCATACGTCAACGGTTTGCTGCAACTCTGCAGCGTGAAGGAAACATTGGAATCTCCGATCGAGAATCGCTGACCGTCCACCGTGCAAATGCTGATGCCCCAATAGTCAGGATTCACACGTGCCAGTTGTGGAATATAGCTGGCCACCTTACCATCCGTGTTACTTTTACACTTCCAATATAGTTCCTCAATGTCCTTCGTGAAACCATGAAAATCAGGAATCACAAACTGGTGTCTGAATGCCCGTGCAATCAGGACGATATTTGGTGATATAACGGCCTTAAACGTTTCCGCATTAAGATGCTGGGTTAGAGGAGAGCCTCCATCATAGTTATTCAATTTGTGAACTTTCTTCAGATTTTCCATCATTTCACCGATGCGTGGATCCGTTCGGCGAATGCCGGTAGTTCGGAGTGCCTACGAAAAAAAGGAACCCATTGCATTTGAATACTTACAGCTCAATAACGAATAAAGAACTTACCGCCAGAAATTTTCCAATATTGAGCAGATTTGTATCTTCATTTTTGAACATATCGAACAGCAGATCTTCGGCTTGTTTCTTGTCGGCATCACGCTGTCTGGAAAGGGTAATACAATAATAAAACATTAAAATCGTGTTAATTAACCTGCCTTTTGCTGTTTATGATCCTTCCAAAGAATTGCAGGGGGGTAGATTAGGGCAACAGAAAGATAAGAAAATCAAACAACCCTTTCAAGATACTCACTTTAAAACCATTGACAAATTTCTCCGAAATTGAAAGCTTTGCATGAAAATTCATACAATAGATATCAGATGTGAATCAAAAAAAGGCAGGGTATTTAAAACTATACAGGATAATGATATTTAATGCTATGAACTCAGATGAAAATAATACCAAATCtggttttgcaaaattttgttgtttttcccAAGCTCTTCAAAATTGTTcagtacataattgtgcctactgaATGGCCAATATATCAATCATGCGGTGAAGTGTCGTCAAAAATGAAATTAGTCGAGAAATTGAGTTGTTTTCTATTCATTCATTTCATATGTCTATTGATCTTAGAGCAAAACATATGAGGtccattttctatttttttgtaaaaataaaatcacTGCTTTGGTTTGTTTTGAGTTTGATCTCTTCTATAACCTTTCCCTTGGAGGAGAGGCAGTCTCATTACCATTGAACGAGGCTTGGTTCACTGACCGCGCCTTTGTCCATAGATTCGTCGTCTATATCGTTGCTCTCCTTGCTGTTAGTATTCCCAGTGATGAAGTGATCCAGTCTTGAAGACATTTTTCCACACCTTCATAACTAGTGAAGTGGTGCTtagaaaatgtgcaaaatatcgatgatcgaaaataaaaatatgataaGTGGGGCAAAAGTTACCATATGAGTTCTGAAATTATGTTTTGACTGCTTCAGCTGTATGTGGGGGCATTGTCGTAGTGCAAAATGATGCAAATgaaggtttttccagcaatgctCAATTCGGTTTCATCATTTGCTGTCGGTAGCGattcccgagtaaagtctaacatcaaaattagaacaaattgatatttgattatgatagcaacatcagattgaaatcctaatatgatatcgactcatcaaattttcaataaatatcatattgtgttatcattttgctgtttaaaggcaaaagttgtGTGATacccaaaaaatgaaaacattaaaatcaacaacttagtgaatccattgaaattgagcaaatttcaaatggcagcacaaaaatacaaagttaagtttcaacgaaagaattattccttcaatcctttgttgccttttacaaaaatgctttgacatcctgccgagatcccgcagttgaccgcaaccataaccgcgaagaaacgatttttttcaacttttacgcaaataatgctctttctttttaaccacgagaatattggtgtcaaaccacacgtctgtgaggcattagataaattttcgatcatcggtaccacgtttgtcacGACCTGGATGACGATAAAAATCTACtcaccaaacccgttctgaaaatatacataactttatatccaacagtatggaaaaattcattgtttacgaagttcgaacatcgaacaatgaatgtctcagatttcagaacctagagctaattcttaataatactttagtggcttagaggagccaccaagaaaatatatgtttaatttgtatattcctaagtagtccacaaactgtgtcgaagaatctcttcaaaacaattagaACTTCATAtgctcactaacgctagatactatgagaagtaatttatcaatcatctaatagatcttggaactttaatatacttttctaaagaaaccgtctaactaaatcttcataattttgagtcacaggactaattctgcatcaaatgattgtaaattataagtctacacaagaactaaaaatttactaaaGACATTAtagttctatctgtggtcagaagcgagataatcgttcattgtcccaattagtcgaaaaaacaaatgatctgggataccttattaccggattcctaattcacgttccctgtgttgtagaagacttcactgtaaaacgttcggtcttcagagcctctaaattcgtatttcaaagtgattacatgtgcgagttgtttgagatcaagtagataactcaatttaatgttataatgtttgaatgctacatcTTTGGATAtaagaaggacaaagagaacatttttatactgtgctcaattagccacactgctattcatggtggatgcgggatggaagcgacgcaacgagtgtgcactgacagaaactacctgcatacaactttgtaaaacaacactgcttgtcatataactgCACATTTTCCATCTCCTGATAGCTAGCACTtgcagtccatagcaatcgcaaaaagtttGCATTCCAAtacacctaagttcgaaaccggattctctccgcggtagtgtgaagattgcatgaaatcttttttcttgcttgcgactaatatggagattacataaaatcttttttcttgcttgcgagtaatatcgcctaaatgtatactatcccggaccttttttggctgttctaattttagattatgctcgtgacgtatCATTTcaagaaaatctacatcatattaagttttcaatgtgctttcactgagagcaaaactagtttccagtttgatgtcacacagcattttttgctttcaatttttatcttttaaccgttaaaacgaccaaaacgatagcaaattaaataatcgatatatacgaacagcacaacatcaaattgagttttctttttaatctcacattCTACTCGGGTATTTACTGTATTTACTCTTGTAAACTAAGGATAGTTTGTCGTACAAGCCTCCTTCATGATTTCACCCAAAGAACAACATCGTTCGTTTTCCTAAGCGATTAGGTTTTGCCCTTGATGTCGATGGTAGGCCAGGCTCAAACAAGGGTGATTTTCTGCGTAtaagattttcaaaataaatacaTTTCATGTCTACCGTCACGATCCGGTGCAAAAAATCGAAGTTTCACTCACCATTCTTCGATTTTCCTGCAGCCTATCATTCAGCTCATGAGAAATCCATTTTGTCACGATCTGTCACAAGCCGCGATTGATCAAGCATATTCCTCGCAGGCTTCTTTTCTTGGCCAGAATTTCGACATGTTCACTTCAATAAATGTATATGACACTAACTTGCAATCAACAATACAGCAATGGATTCTTGGAAAGTGATATTACAGGAAAAAAAACTCTCACCACTGGTAATATGAACAATTGAGGCAAGCTTCATTTCAGAATTTTTGTCGGAATAGCACAGTAAAATTGAAAGGCCTTAAACTTACAAGACATATATATTGGAACAGTATTTAGCCCAGTTTCACAGAGTTTTTACGTTCATTGCAGTGGAACCTTgaatgatggtttgaaattttcaccacTACAACATTCCTGTTATTCTGGAACCGAACAtcggattcgaaaaaaaatcgaaccatACAACCTTTAATTCGAGCCAAAGCAAGTGGAAATCGGTTCGAATATCGAAGTGAGTTCATGGTTCATGGTCACATGGTTTGACCATTATGTAATAgaacctacacacttaaattggattaccgatctCAGCTGTTCCATTTTCTGTAGGTgattttttcagagaaaatAACGTCTCATCACAGCGGTACTTTCAGgaactgctgtcaacaaatatgtatttgtgctgatatatcagtagaaggAGAATATTCGGTAGTTCAGCTGTTCAAAACTactcaaaagatgaaaaaattaccgaactaaGATAAGTGTGTACATATAAACGACTGTATGCAAAAGTCGGATaaatgcaacttagtttggaaaacccgttcaagtattttggaatgcaaaaaccggatagaaAAATTTAAATGCCAAAGCCTGATACGgattttgcaatgaaaatattgtttatatacatcttttttgcaagaaccgtacagaaaaattttcaaagtttttctgcCGTCTGTCGCTGTTGAAGGCAGCATGGATCTGGACGCCCACtctgaaaatcaattttacctattttggagaagaaatcactcattgtcgagctcttctataagcgacccaaaattaggtcgttatctactcaaactttgagttgatcgtAAATACTGTAAAAATCACTTtgggtaaacttacatttacctaaatgttgaggtcatcactcgttacctaaaattggggagatgcacatTAGTTGATTTTAGGTAGGTTTTGACCGCAAATTAGGTAGTGGGTTGGTGAGAGTGCATAACCACCAAACAAACCGAGTTATATTGATACGTTTGCTAGATACTGCAAAGAACACGACTTTCTCAGCTTCGCTTCCCGAATTGTAACGGTTCAACTATACTACTATACTATATACTAAACTTATTGACGACGAACATATTCTATCACACTAATAACGctgaacaaatgagagtaaagCAATACAAGTGCAACTATGTTGTAACAtagttgtttgttttttttttttagatttacatacactgagacctttttttattcgattttttatgcggtttttacacggttttttgtACATGGTTTTTTCACACAGATTTCCGAATTAACgctgtttttttacgcggatttccgaggttaagcagttttcttgttttgtcttcgaaatgcatgaaacatgtttgagatctggtgttatcccagttttttaaagtcaactctctgacattttcgatttaaaattaatttgttttcaaaattacaccagatctgtacgtttcatgcatttctaagacattcggcatcaaaaaacaaTTCGATAtaagtaatttcaaaattcccaaagtcgattaaaaaaaacattcttttttgagaatacaccagatctggacattTCATGCTTTTTCAACGCTAATTCCCGAagatacgcggttttttacgtgtttttttttgcgtggttttttcacgcgtttttttaagtgCGTAAAAAAGAGACCTGCGGTGCGTaaaaaaaagagacctcagtgtacccaGTAGAGGAAGGTATAGTCGtttgggaatattttaatggttctaaaagaAACCGGTTCAAGAAATTTGTCCTATGCTTACAACATTGAATACTTTTTGCCACTTTctatttatctacaccagaacctgaattctggacattcAAGAACTGGAACTGAACTAAAGAACGGAACCTGGGACTAGctccgaattcagttgcaaaattcaagttcggaatccagatcaagagttCAGTTcaaagaatttagttctagaactctgAACTCTTTTCAGAATCAAGAATCTAGAACAGAATTTAGAActtaaattctgaatctgaattagaGAACTGaattcaatataaaaaaaatctagttccagaacctAAGGTTCGAAATCAAATCCAGCATCTGGGCACGAGTTAATCGATgattttcacgcagcccacctgggttcgatacccaaccccgcac comes from Malaya genurostris strain Urasoe2022 chromosome 3, Malgen_1.1, whole genome shotgun sequence and encodes:
- the LOC131435564 gene encoding glutaminase liver isoform, mitochondrial isoform X2, with amino-acid sequence MLTRNIPKVKFYHRINKNILAQAKLRLERESVEMFLIKNKASTSVQIFAQIHPTRSMVVNITDRVVSDFNQCIRQSSNHHSSLALPRQYEATNNRWKRMVCQYGTISILQSHGNRDLFLNQRMNLHSCNALCLPLSPRIYSKRAAFYKEIDQDNKGTIVSGQRDADKKQAEDLLFDMFKNEDTNLLNIGKFLAALRTTGIRRTDPRIGEMMENLKKVHKLNNYDGGSPLTQHLNAETFKAVISPNIVLIARAFRHQFVIPDFHGFTKDIEELYWKCKSNTDGKVASYIPQLARVNPDYWGISICTVDGQRFSIGDSNVSFTLQSCSKPLTYAIALEKLGSDVVHQYVGQEPSGRNFNELVLDYNKKPHNPMINAGSILTCSLLKTLVHPEMTLAEKFDYTQTWFSRMAGGETLGFNNAVFLSEREAADRNYALGFYMREHKCYPEKANLRECMDFYFQCCSMETTCETLSIVASTLANGGICPLTEEKVLKSENVRDVLSLMHSCGMYDFSGQFAFKVGLPAKSGVCGGVMLVIPNVMGIFMWSPPLDPLGNSCRGVQFCEELVNIFNFHLYDNLKHGSNKKDPRRHRYETKGLSVVNLLFSAASGDVTALRRHKLSGMDITLSDYDGRTALHLACSEGHLECVKFLLEHCGVPHDARDRWGNRPIDEAETFGHDAVVDFLKEWDEKVEMAKKIANDPGYNSDRDSSKSESSACSTDSKAKHPTDILN
- the LOC131435564 gene encoding glutaminase kidney isoform, mitochondrial isoform X3, which codes for MDTLTDCAGVPSGKKSTGIPAKQRDAFVKLLANFIRQRDADKKQAEDLLFDMFKNEDTNLLNIGKFLAALRTTGIRRTDPRIGEMMENLKKVHKLNNYDGGSPLTQHLNAETFKAVISPNIVLIARAFRHQFVIPDFHGFTKDIEELYWKCKSNTDGKVASYIPQLARVNPDYWGISICTVDGQRFSIGDSNVSFTLQSCSKPLTYAIALEKLGSDVVHQYVGQEPSGRNFNELVLDYNKKPHNPMINAGSILTCSLLKTLVHPEMTLAEKFDYTQTWFSRMAGGETLGFNNAVFLSEREAADRNYALGFYMREHKCYPEKANLRECMDFYFQCCSMETTCETLSIVASTLANGGICPLTEEKVLKSENVRDVLSLMHSCGMYDFSGQFAFKVGLPAKSGVCGGVMLVIPNVMGIFMWSPPLDPLGNSCRGVQFCEELVNIFNFHLYDNLKHGSNKKDPRRHRYETKGLSVVNLLFSAASGDVTALRRHKLSGMDITLSDYDGRTALHLACSEGHLECVKFLLEHCGVPHDARDRWGNRPIDEAETFGHDAVVDFLKEWDEKVEMAKKIANDPGYNSDRDSSKSESSACSTDSKAKHPTDILN
- the LOC131435564 gene encoding glutaminase liver isoform, mitochondrial isoform X1 encodes the protein MLTRNIPKVKFYHRINKNILAQAKLRLERESVEMFLIKNKASTSVQIFAQIHPTRSMVVNITDRVVSDFNQCIRQSSNHHSSLALPRQYEATNNRWKRMVCQYGTISILQSHGNRDLFLNQRMNLHSCNALCLPLSPRIYSKRAAFYKEIDQDNKGTIVSGFQFRRNLSMVLKQRDADKKQAEDLLFDMFKNEDTNLLNIGKFLAALRTTGIRRTDPRIGEMMENLKKVHKLNNYDGGSPLTQHLNAETFKAVISPNIVLIARAFRHQFVIPDFHGFTKDIEELYWKCKSNTDGKVASYIPQLARVNPDYWGISICTVDGQRFSIGDSNVSFTLQSCSKPLTYAIALEKLGSDVVHQYVGQEPSGRNFNELVLDYNKKPHNPMINAGSILTCSLLKTLVHPEMTLAEKFDYTQTWFSRMAGGETLGFNNAVFLSEREAADRNYALGFYMREHKCYPEKANLRECMDFYFQCCSMETTCETLSIVASTLANGGICPLTEEKVLKSENVRDVLSLMHSCGMYDFSGQFAFKVGLPAKSGVCGGVMLVIPNVMGIFMWSPPLDPLGNSCRGVQFCEELVNIFNFHLYDNLKHGSNKKDPRRHRYETKGLSVVNLLFSAASGDVTALRRHKLSGMDITLSDYDGRTALHLACSEGHLECVKFLLEHCGVPHDARDRWGNRPIDEAETFGHDAVVDFLKEWDEKVEMAKKIANDPGYNSDRDSSKSESSACSTDSKAKHPTDILN